One Glutamicibacter halophytocola DNA segment encodes these proteins:
- a CDS encoding isochorismatase family protein, producing the protein MTRALLIIDLQPDFCEGGALPVTGGNAVAAAIASDVAERRQSYSAIVTTQDWHIDPGSHFSASPDFVDSWPVHCVAGTDGAALHPLIREIPVDARFAKGRYTAAYSGFEARELDPSAPLGDENGMLLAPWLAARGITAVDIVGLAADHCVRATALDAAAEGLATTVISPLTAAVSPGMLPEVHDELRASGVTVLSLG; encoded by the coding sequence ATGACCCGAGCCCTGCTGATCATTGATCTGCAACCTGACTTTTGCGAAGGCGGAGCCTTGCCCGTGACCGGTGGAAACGCCGTGGCTGCGGCCATCGCCAGCGACGTGGCCGAGCGCCGCCAGAGCTATTCGGCCATAGTCACCACGCAGGACTGGCACATTGATCCTGGATCGCATTTTTCCGCATCGCCCGATTTTGTTGATTCGTGGCCGGTGCATTGTGTCGCAGGCACCGACGGCGCAGCACTGCATCCGCTGATCCGGGAAATACCGGTCGATGCCCGCTTCGCGAAGGGCCGTTACACCGCTGCGTATTCGGGCTTCGAAGCACGCGAGCTGGATCCTTCGGCGCCGCTCGGGGACGAGAACGGCATGCTCTTGGCGCCCTGGCTTGCCGCCCGTGGCATTACCGCAGTAGATATCGTGGGTCTCGCCGCGGACCATTGCGTGCGCGCCACCGCCCTGGACGCCGCGGCCGAAGGACTTGCCACCACGGTGATCTCGCCATTGACCGCTGCGGTCAGCCCCGGCATGCTGCCAGAAGTCCACGATGAACTGCGCGCTTCCGGCGTGACCGTCCTGAGCCTCGGCTAA
- a CDS encoding nicotinate phosphoribosyltransferase: MRTSLFTDHYELTMLQAALESGAAHRPSVFEAFARRLPEGRRYGVVGGTGRLLEGLVDFHFDEEQLRFLWDHRVVNAQTIKYLENYRFSGNISGYAEGELYFPNSPLLTVESTFAEACVIETYLLSVMNHDSAIASAASRMIASAGDRPCIEMGSRRTHEESAVAAARAAMIAGFTSTSNLEAGARYGLKTVGTSAHSFTLLHDSERAAFEAQVASLGKDTILLVDTYDVENGVRTAVEVAGPELGGVRLDSGDLVQQAGWVRQLLDDLGNWNTKITVTSDLDEYAIAALASAPVDAYGVGTALVTGSGHPTASMVYKLVARQDDAGSWIPVAKAAANKASVGGRKHAVRQLNDRDRAVAEIVSTTEHTTGGPERGLVVPLVVNGEIDMSYTGAAGVHKATERHRASTQELPGIARKLQRGEPVIPTIMIQD; this comes from the coding sequence ATGCGCACCAGCCTCTTCACCGACCACTACGAGTTGACCATGCTTCAGGCGGCCCTCGAGTCCGGTGCGGCCCACCGCCCATCCGTGTTTGAAGCTTTCGCACGGCGCTTGCCCGAGGGTCGACGCTACGGCGTAGTCGGCGGCACCGGCCGCCTGCTGGAGGGCCTTGTCGACTTCCACTTCGACGAAGAGCAGCTCCGTTTCCTCTGGGATCACCGGGTGGTGAACGCGCAGACCATCAAGTACCTGGAAAACTACCGTTTCAGCGGAAACATCTCCGGCTACGCCGAAGGCGAGCTCTACTTCCCCAACTCGCCCCTGCTGACCGTGGAATCCACCTTCGCCGAAGCTTGCGTGATTGAAACCTACCTGCTGTCGGTCATGAACCATGACTCGGCCATTGCCTCGGCGGCTTCGCGCATGATCGCTTCGGCCGGGGACCGCCCCTGCATCGAAATGGGTTCGCGCCGCACCCATGAAGAGTCGGCCGTCGCCGCCGCTCGCGCTGCCATGATCGCCGGGTTCACCTCGACCTCGAATCTGGAAGCCGGTGCGCGCTACGGGCTGAAAACCGTGGGCACCTCTGCCCACTCGTTCACTCTGCTGCATGATTCGGAGCGGGCAGCCTTCGAAGCCCAGGTGGCGTCGCTGGGCAAGGACACCATCTTGCTGGTGGATACCTACGATGTCGAGAATGGGGTGCGCACCGCCGTTGAGGTCGCCGGCCCTGAACTGGGCGGTGTCCGCCTGGACTCCGGCGACCTGGTCCAGCAGGCCGGCTGGGTGCGCCAGCTGCTCGATGACCTGGGCAACTGGAACACCAAGATCACCGTCACCTCCGATCTGGATGAGTATGCGATTGCCGCATTGGCCAGTGCGCCGGTTGATGCCTACGGCGTGGGCACCGCGCTGGTCACCGGTTCCGGGCACCCCACCGCTTCGATGGTCTACAAGCTGGTGGCCCGCCAGGATGATGCCGGCAGCTGGATCCCGGTGGCCAAGGCTGCCGCCAACAAGGCCAGCGTCGGCGGGCGCAAGCACGCGGTGCGACAGCTCAATGACCGCGACCGCGCCGTGGCCGAAATTGTCTCCACCACCGAGCACACCACCGGAGGCCCAGAGCGCGGCCTGGTGGTGCCGCTGGTGGTCAATGGGGAGATCGACATGTCGTACACGGGTGCTGCCGGAGTCCACAAGGCCACCGAACGCCACCGTGCTTCCACCCAGGAACTGCCCGGCATAGCCCGCAAGCTGCAGCGCGGCGAGCCAGTGATCCCAACGATCATGATCCAGGACTGA
- a CDS encoding DEAD/DEAH box helicase, whose product MTETLFDFGDKLPLEDKLPVAYPERAAWGTGPKLRAWQAEALAQYFETEPRDFMAVATPGAGKTTFALRLAKVLIDSGKINRMIVVAPTDHLKKQWADSAARVGIALDPNYKNSDGRHGSHYMGVVVTYAQVALKPAVHRAKTENARTLVIMDEVHHAGDALSWGDGIREAFEPATRRLALTGTPFRSDAAPIPFVQYIDEGDGIRRSKADYTYGYGNALADHVVRPVLFMAYSGNMRWRTAAGEEMEANLGEGFTKDVTAHAWRTALDPHGDWIPSVLQAADRRLSEVRRTVKDAGGLIIATDHEDARGYAAQLEAICGEKVTTILSDDPKASQKIDDFSASEARWMVAVRMVSEGVDVPRLCVGVYATSTSTPLFFAQAVGRFVRSRKRGEVASVFLPSVPILMALANEMEVERDHALDKEGSKDEDGLDDSLLEEANKEDKASDDLVRSKFEALNSQASFDRVLFDGGEFGTGADIGSDEELGFLGIPGLLETDQVSELLRKQQSKQINRGGTKPEPVSDHRRMMDLRSKLSKNVSAWAARTGMPHGQVHNKLRSVCGGPAVPQATADQLQARIDKLQDWFVGRK is encoded by the coding sequence ATGACCGAGACACTCTTTGATTTTGGCGACAAGCTTCCACTGGAAGACAAGCTCCCCGTAGCGTATCCGGAACGTGCAGCCTGGGGAACCGGGCCCAAGCTTCGTGCCTGGCAGGCAGAGGCCCTGGCCCAGTACTTTGAAACCGAGCCCAGGGACTTCATGGCCGTGGCAACCCCCGGCGCAGGCAAGACCACCTTCGCGCTGCGCCTGGCCAAGGTGCTGATCGACTCCGGCAAGATCAACCGCATGATCGTAGTTGCCCCGACCGACCACTTGAAAAAGCAGTGGGCCGACTCGGCAGCGCGCGTGGGCATCGCCCTGGACCCGAATTACAAGAACTCGGATGGGCGCCACGGCTCGCACTACATGGGCGTGGTCGTGACCTATGCGCAGGTGGCCTTGAAGCCAGCGGTGCACCGTGCCAAGACCGAGAATGCCCGCACCCTGGTGATCATGGATGAGGTCCACCACGCAGGCGACGCCCTGTCCTGGGGCGATGGCATCCGCGAAGCCTTTGAACCTGCAACGCGCCGCCTGGCGCTGACCGGAACGCCGTTTCGCTCGGATGCCGCGCCGATTCCCTTTGTTCAGTACATCGACGAGGGTGACGGGATCCGCCGTTCCAAGGCCGACTACACCTATGGCTACGGCAACGCGCTAGCCGACCACGTGGTTCGACCGGTGCTCTTCATGGCCTACTCGGGCAATATGCGGTGGCGCACCGCCGCCGGCGAGGAAATGGAAGCCAACCTCGGCGAGGGGTTCACCAAGGATGTCACCGCCCATGCCTGGCGCACGGCGCTGGACCCGCATGGCGACTGGATCCCCTCGGTGCTGCAGGCAGCTGACCGGCGGCTGTCAGAGGTGCGCCGCACGGTCAAGGACGCGGGCGGGCTCATTATCGCCACCGACCATGAAGACGCCCGCGGATATGCTGCCCAGCTCGAGGCCATTTGCGGGGAGAAGGTCACCACCATTCTTTCCGACGACCCCAAGGCGTCGCAGAAGATTGACGACTTCTCCGCCTCGGAGGCCCGCTGGATGGTGGCCGTGCGAATGGTGTCCGAAGGCGTCGATGTGCCTCGGCTCTGTGTCGGCGTCTATGCCACCAGCACCTCGACTCCGTTGTTCTTCGCCCAGGCTGTCGGGCGCTTTGTGCGAAGCCGCAAGCGTGGTGAAGTTGCCAGCGTCTTCCTGCCCTCGGTGCCGATCCTGATGGCCTTGGCCAATGAGATGGAAGTCGAGCGCGACCATGCCTTGGACAAGGAAGGCTCCAAGGACGAAGACGGCCTGGACGACTCCTTGCTCGAGGAGGCCAACAAGGAAGACAAAGCCAGTGACGATCTGGTGCGCAGCAAGTTCGAGGCGCTCAATTCCCAGGCTTCTTTTGACCGGGTGCTCTTTGACGGCGGGGAGTTCGGCACCGGTGCTGATATCGGCAGCGATGAAGAACTTGGATTCCTTGGCATTCCGGGACTGTTGGAAACCGATCAGGTCTCCGAGCTGCTGCGCAAGCAGCAGAGCAAGCAGATTAATCGGGGCGGGACCAAGCCTGAACCGGTTTCGGATCACCGGCGGATGATGGATTTGCGCTCCAAGCTCTCCAAGAATGTCTCGGCGTGGGCTGCCCGCACCGGCATGCCGCACGGGCAGGTGCACAACAAGCTGCGCAGCGTGTGCGGGGGACCAGCGGTACCGCAGGCCACCGCGGACCAGCTGCAGGCTCGCATCGATAAATTGCAGGACTGGTTCGTCGGTCGCAAATAG
- the rph gene encoding ribonuclease PH has translation MTLRADGRGAAQLRDITITRGWSAQAEGSALIEFGNTRVLCTASFTEGVPRWLKGQGTGWVTAEYAMLPRATNTRNSRESVKGKLSGRTHEISRLIGRSLRAVVDTKALGENTIVLDCDVLQADGGTRTAAITGAYVALAESISWARSQGIVKENAKVLTDSVAAISVGIIDGTPMLDLPYEEDVRAETDMNVVVTGSGDFVEVQGTAEGVPFKRSELDSLLDLALGGTNELAQIQRDTLKNGK, from the coding sequence ATGACTTTACGCGCTGACGGCCGAGGAGCCGCGCAACTTCGAGACATCACCATCACCCGCGGCTGGTCCGCCCAGGCCGAAGGGTCTGCACTGATTGAATTTGGCAACACCCGGGTACTGTGCACCGCTTCCTTCACCGAAGGGGTGCCGCGCTGGCTCAAAGGCCAGGGCACCGGCTGGGTCACCGCCGAATACGCCATGCTGCCGCGTGCCACGAACACCCGCAACTCCCGCGAATCGGTCAAGGGCAAGCTGTCCGGACGCACCCACGAGATCTCGCGCCTTATTGGACGCTCGCTGCGCGCCGTGGTGGACACCAAGGCGCTGGGCGAAAACACCATTGTTCTTGACTGCGACGTGCTGCAGGCCGACGGCGGCACCCGTACCGCGGCAATCACCGGCGCCTATGTGGCATTGGCAGAATCCATTTCCTGGGCCCGTTCGCAGGGCATCGTGAAGGAAAACGCCAAGGTGCTCACCGACTCGGTCGCCGCCATCTCCGTCGGCATCATCGACGGCACCCCAATGCTTGACCTGCCGTACGAGGAAGACGTCCGCGCCGAGACCGACATGAACGTCGTGGTCACCGGTTCCGGCGACTTCGTCGAAGTACAGGGCACCGCCGAAGGCGTTCCATTCAAGCGCTCCGAACTGGATTCGCTGCTTGACCTTGCCCTGGGCGGAACCAACGAGCTGGCACAGATCCAGCGCGACACCTTGAAAAACGGCAAATGA
- a CDS encoding CotH kinase family protein, protein MIDSPRHRAQSPRQFRFKTPRAMAAVASLSIAALALAGCTNPASAQSVVNTSLSTETAAFFNADSVHEISVSAEPDDITAALKAYAADGTKDWISAEVTIDGTTFKNVGIKLKGNSTLRGADESSDPASLPWILRLDKFEGNQSYSGRTEFVIRTNSSESSLNEAVALELLGEAGLATEHAAATRFSLNGSDAELRLVIDNPSDELYSEETFDGEGITYKADADGDYSYRGDAASDYETAFEVESGADDLTPVATFLDFVNNSSDEDFSSKLSDYLDTGQFATYLAMQDLVSNTDDIDGPGNNSFLRYDAATKKMTVVAWDQNLSFGSGPGGMGGGGPMGGGNGGGPGKMDADSLLTSMLPDGLKLSDAKKQIEAGTVPDGVELPEQMALEDGTELIDVLKDLAKGEMPEGLSFGGGGQRPGMNGQGGAPDGTMAPPEQNPADGTKATGDTTQATKDNPAGGQNGGKSMGGKSNPLVTRFLADEDFKAQYEAAKTELADKLYESGTAEEILDKWTTLLNNEASDLIDSETVSSEADAIRSHFTSDSAQSSTPSSQQPSTAPKTEEDEATPGASTTSNS, encoded by the coding sequence ATGATTGACTCACCCCGCCACCGGGCGCAGTCCCCGCGCCAATTCCGGTTCAAAACCCCACGGGCCATGGCTGCCGTCGCATCTTTGTCCATCGCCGCACTGGCTCTTGCCGGTTGCACCAATCCAGCATCGGCGCAGAGTGTCGTGAACACTAGTCTCAGCACCGAAACGGCGGCATTCTTCAACGCAGATTCCGTACATGAGATCAGTGTGAGCGCTGAACCCGACGACATCACCGCCGCGCTGAAGGCCTATGCGGCTGACGGAACCAAAGATTGGATTTCCGCCGAGGTCACCATTGACGGGACAACATTCAAAAACGTGGGCATAAAGCTGAAGGGGAACTCCACTCTTCGCGGCGCTGACGAATCATCGGATCCCGCATCGCTGCCGTGGATTCTGCGGCTGGACAAGTTCGAAGGCAACCAGAGCTATTCGGGACGAACAGAGTTTGTCATCAGGACCAATTCCAGCGAATCCTCGCTGAATGAGGCCGTGGCACTTGAACTTCTTGGCGAAGCGGGCCTCGCCACCGAGCATGCGGCGGCCACCCGCTTCTCGCTGAACGGTTCGGATGCCGAACTGCGCCTGGTCATAGACAACCCCTCCGATGAGCTTTACAGCGAGGAGACTTTTGACGGCGAGGGCATCACCTACAAGGCCGACGCCGATGGCGATTACTCCTACCGCGGAGACGCAGCCAGCGACTATGAAACTGCCTTTGAAGTGGAATCCGGGGCGGACGATCTCACTCCGGTGGCCACGTTCCTGGATTTTGTGAACAACTCATCGGATGAAGATTTCTCCAGCAAGCTATCGGACTACCTGGACACCGGCCAGTTCGCAACGTACTTGGCCATGCAGGATCTGGTGTCTAACACCGATGATATTGACGGGCCGGGCAACAACTCCTTCCTGCGATATGACGCAGCCACGAAGAAGATGACGGTCGTCGCATGGGATCAAAACCTTTCCTTCGGCTCTGGCCCAGGCGGGATGGGCGGCGGCGGTCCGATGGGCGGTGGCAACGGAGGCGGGCCCGGCAAGATGGATGCCGATTCATTGCTCACCAGCATGTTGCCCGATGGCTTGAAGCTCTCCGACGCCAAGAAGCAAATCGAGGCAGGGACGGTGCCGGACGGCGTCGAGCTCCCAGAGCAAATGGCTTTGGAAGACGGAACCGAATTGATCGACGTGCTGAAGGATCTGGCCAAGGGCGAGATGCCAGAAGGCCTGTCCTTCGGCGGCGGAGGGCAGCGGCCTGGGATGAATGGCCAAGGCGGCGCGCCCGATGGGACCATGGCTCCCCCAGAGCAGAATCCAGCGGACGGCACCAAAGCCACCGGCGATACGACGCAGGCCACCAAGGACAATCCTGCAGGCGGCCAAAACGGCGGCAAATCGATGGGCGGGAAATCCAACCCGCTGGTGACCCGGTTCCTGGCGGATGAAGACTTCAAGGCACAGTATGAAGCTGCCAAGACCGAACTGGCAGACAAGCTCTATGAATCCGGCACCGCCGAGGAAATCCTCGACAAGTGGACCACGCTGTTGAACAACGAAGCCAGCGACCTGATTGATTCAGAAACAGTGAGCAGCGAAGCGGACGCCATCCGTTCGCATTTCACCTCGGATTCAGCGCAGTCATCCACCCCGAGCTCCCAGCAGCCCTCTACCGCTCCAAAGACCGAAGAAGATGAAGCAACGCCCGGCGCTTCAACGACTTCAAATTCCTGA
- a CDS encoding dihydrofolate reductase family protein, whose amino-acid sequence MLRAQEMSGEGMSMRKLVYYVASTLDGYIAGPDGGDPSGEPYFPVAKSDIDFIVGQYPETLPAPARQALGVTGPGQLFDTVLEGRASYEVGLAAGLTNAYPHLRHIVFSTTLRAEDPSIEVVRGQALERVRELKSEQGKDLWLVGGGTLAYSLLPEIDRLVLKQHSSIIGSGIPLFNGPFQIQSFRLSGETALDSGVRVVTYDRV is encoded by the coding sequence ATGCTGAGGGCACAAGAGATGTCCGGAGAAGGGATGAGCATGCGAAAGCTCGTGTACTACGTGGCCTCGACACTAGACGGCTATATTGCCGGCCCAGATGGCGGCGATCCCAGCGGAGAACCGTATTTCCCGGTGGCCAAGAGCGACATCGATTTCATCGTCGGGCAATACCCCGAGACACTGCCTGCGCCAGCGCGCCAGGCTTTGGGCGTCACCGGCCCAGGCCAGCTCTTCGACACGGTGCTGGAGGGCCGGGCTTCCTACGAAGTCGGGTTGGCCGCCGGGCTCACCAATGCTTATCCGCACCTTCGCCACATCGTCTTCTCAACCACGCTCAGGGCCGAGGATCCATCCATTGAAGTGGTCCGGGGCCAGGCACTGGAACGGGTTCGCGAACTCAAGTCCGAGCAAGGCAAGGATCTGTGGCTTGTTGGCGGTGGAACCCTGGCGTACAGCTTGCTTCCGGAAATCGACCGCCTCGTGCTCAAACAGCACAGCTCGATCATTGGTTCCGGCATCCCGCTGTTCAATGGCCCGTTCCAGATCCAGTCCTTCCGCCTCAGCGGGGAAACAGCACTGGATTCAGGCGTGCGGGTCGTAACCTACGATCGTGTTTGA
- a CDS encoding polyphosphate polymerase domain-containing protein — translation MNFTDQLETISLDELNAAAALQTRTDRKYILTAQQAREVLPLLAKQALVLSIEGRRASDYTSVYFDTPDLASFHLAAHPRRRRFKIRTRSYMDTERCYLEVKTEGAREQTVKERIEHPFAARSALGKDSLEYIHETLEHELGSCPITPAELTPVIDSSYSRTTLYLPQSNSRVTVDNNLIWTDPQSGFRLECNEIIVETKSALNAGPADKLLWSHQIRPSRISKFATGMSLIHQHLPANRWHKTTKHKLSTAVSLHP, via the coding sequence ATGAATTTCACCGATCAGCTAGAAACCATAAGCCTCGACGAGCTCAATGCGGCCGCCGCGCTCCAGACCCGCACCGACCGCAAATACATTCTCACCGCGCAGCAGGCCAGGGAAGTCCTCCCGCTCTTGGCGAAGCAAGCACTGGTCCTGTCCATCGAAGGGCGCCGCGCATCGGATTACACCTCGGTCTACTTCGATACCCCTGATCTGGCCAGCTTTCACCTGGCCGCGCATCCTCGCCGGCGCCGCTTCAAGATTCGCACCCGAAGCTACATGGATACCGAGCGGTGCTACCTGGAGGTGAAAACCGAGGGGGCGCGCGAACAGACGGTGAAGGAACGAATCGAACACCCCTTTGCGGCCCGTAGTGCGCTGGGCAAAGATTCGCTGGAGTACATCCACGAGACTCTGGAGCACGAGCTGGGGAGCTGCCCCATCACACCGGCCGAACTCACCCCGGTTATTGATTCGTCCTACTCACGCACCACCCTGTACCTGCCGCAGTCGAATAGCCGCGTCACCGTGGACAACAACCTGATCTGGACGGATCCGCAGTCCGGGTTCCGCCTCGAATGCAACGAGATCATCGTGGAAACAAAGTCGGCCTTGAACGCTGGCCCAGCCGACAAACTGCTCTGGAGCCACCAGATCCGGCCGTCACGGATCTCAAAATTTGCCACCGGAATGAGCTTGATCCACCAGCATCTTCCAGCCAACCGCTGGCACAAAACAACCAAGCACAAATTATCCACCGCAGTATCCCTGCACCCATAG
- the rdgB gene encoding RdgB/HAM1 family non-canonical purine NTP pyrophosphatase, with product MSQPVLVLASHNQGKLRELRELLRGQVPGLDVDSQVIDAATAGATDPVEDQVTFQGNALKKAREIAASTGLVALADDSGLSVDVLGGAPGIFSARWSGVHGNDEANIDLLLAQLGDIAAEHRGAQFVCAAALATPDGGEHVKLGQVEGLLRTERAGEHGFGYDPIFEPAGAGKSMAEHTPEEKNAISHRARAFAALLPAIVEAVSKALENN from the coding sequence ATGAGCCAGCCAGTTCTAGTTCTCGCTTCGCATAACCAGGGCAAGCTGCGTGAGCTTCGCGAATTGCTGCGCGGACAGGTGCCAGGCCTGGATGTCGACTCCCAGGTCATTGACGCGGCCACCGCGGGGGCCACGGATCCGGTCGAAGACCAGGTGACCTTCCAGGGCAACGCGCTGAAAAAGGCCCGTGAAATTGCCGCGTCCACCGGACTGGTTGCGCTCGCCGACGATTCTGGCTTGAGCGTCGACGTGCTCGGTGGCGCGCCGGGCATCTTCTCGGCTCGCTGGTCCGGGGTCCACGGAAATGACGAGGCAAATATCGACTTGCTGCTCGCGCAGCTTGGCGATATCGCCGCTGAGCATCGCGGGGCGCAGTTCGTCTGTGCCGCCGCCTTGGCGACCCCGGACGGCGGCGAGCACGTTAAGCTGGGCCAGGTCGAGGGACTGCTGCGTACCGAACGTGCCGGCGAGCATGGCTTCGGATATGACCCCATCTTTGAACCGGCCGGGGCTGGCAAGTCGATGGCAGAGCACACGCCGGAAGAGAAGAATGCGATCTCGCATCGCGCTCGGGCCTTCGCTGCCTTGCTGCCTGCGATCGTGGAGGCCGTGAGCAAGGCCTTGGAGAACAACTGA
- a CDS encoding DUF3039 domain-containing protein, with protein MVEQSEETRGGTATIERTETTQSVEAGDHERFAHYVQKEKIMESALSGEPVIALCGKVWTPGRDPKKFPVCPECKEVYDSLMG; from the coding sequence ATGGTGGAACAGTCTGAAGAAACCCGTGGCGGCACAGCGACAATCGAGCGTACCGAGACAACCCAGAGTGTCGAGGCCGGCGATCATGAGCGATTTGCCCATTACGTGCAGAAGGAAAAGATCATGGAGTCGGCGCTGTCCGGCGAACCAGTGATCGCTTTGTGCGGCAAGGTCTGGACCCCGGGTCGAGACCCGAAGAAGTTCCCGGTATGCCCTGAGTGCAAGGAAGTCTACGACTCCTTGATGGGGTAG
- a CDS encoding DUF2017 domain-containing protein, translating to MAKAFKNGAHGITGTLHSAERKLLRELFSDVITMLEERAEVHRLPEDIDPLYALTGMRPESMDLPPVSDPGLARLLPDASDDPVVAAEHRRLTEADLIAQKAGRLREAQFLLETDKIVLDKDKAQRFAQALNDVRLVLAERLEIRDEQDAARVSQMLDAADVETPEEYLALVYNLVSWVQDTLMGALMDAES from the coding sequence GTGGCCAAGGCCTTCAAAAACGGTGCCCACGGAATTACCGGCACCCTGCACTCGGCTGAGCGCAAATTGCTTCGCGAACTTTTCAGCGACGTGATCACCATGCTCGAAGAACGTGCCGAGGTGCATCGGCTGCCCGAGGACATCGACCCCTTGTACGCACTGACCGGGATGCGTCCCGAGTCGATGGACTTGCCTCCGGTCTCCGATCCGGGGCTGGCCAGGCTTCTGCCCGATGCCAGTGATGACCCGGTGGTGGCTGCAGAGCACCGGCGGCTGACCGAAGCGGACCTGATTGCGCAAAAAGCCGGCCGGCTGCGCGAGGCCCAGTTCCTCCTGGAAACCGACAAGATCGTATTGGACAAGGACAAGGCGCAGCGCTTCGCCCAGGCGTTGAACGATGTCCGGCTGGTTCTGGCCGAGCGCCTGGAGATCCGCGATGAGCAAGATGCCGCACGGGTTTCCCAGATGCTGGATGCCGCCGACGTTGAAACTCCCGAAGAGTACCTGGCCCTGGTCTACAACCTGGTTTCGTGGGTACAAGATACGTTGATGGGTGCACTGATGGATGCGGAGTCCTGA
- the murI gene encoding glutamate racemase, protein MNSYFATGQVSVPDSDTPIGIFDSGVGGLTVARAIIDQLPGESLIYVGDTANSPYGPLPIAQVRANALGVMDELVDAGVKLLVIACNSASAAVLRDARERYTARYGIPVVEVIQPAVRRAVAGSKNGKIGIIGTQATVGSRAYEDAFAAAPNLQVTSVACPRFVEFVESGITAGAELLQIAQEYLAPLQEAGVDTLILGCTHYPLLTGVISYVMGDGVTLVSSAEETAKDVFRALTRHSLVREDGIAARHEFLATGNADSFGVLARRFLGPEVLQVRHVDHVAAHYPTGAIARITPQMIAASKARNE, encoded by the coding sequence ATGAATTCCTATTTTGCCACCGGCCAGGTTTCAGTTCCCGACTCCGATACGCCAATCGGCATTTTCGATTCCGGGGTCGGGGGATTGACCGTCGCCCGGGCGATTATCGACCAGCTGCCCGGCGAGTCGCTGATCTATGTGGGGGACACCGCTAATTCCCCCTATGGCCCGTTGCCTATTGCCCAGGTGCGGGCCAACGCCTTGGGCGTCATGGACGAATTGGTGGATGCCGGGGTGAAGCTGCTGGTGATCGCGTGCAATTCAGCTTCGGCCGCTGTGCTGCGCGATGCCCGTGAACGGTACACCGCCCGATACGGAATCCCGGTGGTGGAAGTCATCCAGCCGGCCGTGCGGCGTGCGGTGGCCGGCTCCAAGAATGGCAAGATCGGGATCATCGGCACGCAAGCCACGGTGGGCTCGCGCGCCTACGAAGACGCGTTTGCCGCCGCCCCGAACTTGCAGGTGACCTCGGTGGCGTGCCCGCGATTCGTGGAGTTCGTGGAATCCGGCATTACCGCGGGAGCAGAACTTCTGCAGATCGCCCAGGAGTACCTGGCGCCGTTGCAGGAAGCAGGCGTGGACACCCTGATTCTGGGATGCACCCACTATCCGCTGCTGACCGGCGTGATTTCCTATGTCATGGGCGATGGCGTCACTTTGGTTTCCAGCGCGGAAGAAACAGCGAAGGATGTTTTCCGCGCCTTGACGCGGCATTCGCTGGTGCGCGAAGACGGCATCGCGGCGCGTCATGAGTTCCTTGCCACAGGCAACGCTGATAGTTTTGGTGTACTGGCTCGCCGTTTCCTCGGACCCGAGGTGTTGCAGGTGCGCCACGTGGACCATGTGGCCGCCCACTACCCGACCGGCGCTATTGCGCGGATTACTCCGCAAATGATCGCCGCGTCGAAAGCGAGAAACGAATGA
- the clpS gene encoding ATP-dependent Clp protease adapter ClpS has translation MTAMPDVLPEMETASTSEKPWRLIVWNDPVNLMSYVAYVFRSYFGFTAEKAEQLMLQVHHDGFCAVRSGSREAIESDVQAMHGFGLNATMTQEA, from the coding sequence ATGACCGCAATGCCCGATGTACTTCCCGAAATGGAAACAGCCTCCACCAGCGAAAAGCCCTGGCGCTTGATCGTGTGGAATGACCCGGTGAACTTGATGAGCTACGTGGCTTATGTGTTCCGTTCCTACTTCGGTTTCACGGCGGAAAAGGCCGAACAGCTCATGCTGCAGGTGCATCATGATGGTTTTTGCGCTGTGCGCAGCGGCAGCCGCGAGGCCATCGAATCCGATGTCCAGGCCATGCACGGATTCGGGCTCAATGCGACCATGACCCAGGAGGCCTGA